The nucleotide sequence TACCCAAGGTGTATTACGGGGAAGTGTGCATGGAATGGTCCGCGTTCGGACAACGCTTTTGCGGCAAGTCGGGCATCGTGGAGCTGATGCAGGACCTCGGCGAGGCGTTGCAGTCGCGCCCCGACATGGTGTTCATGGGTGGCGGCAACCCGGGTCGCGTGCCGGGAGTCGAGGCCATCTACCGGTCGCGACTGCAGGCCATCCTCGGGGACGAGCGCCGGGCGCACGAGGTGCTCGGCATCTACCAGATGCCGCAGGGCGATGTGGCGTTCCGGGAGGCACTCGCCAACACCCTGCGCGCCGAGTACGGATGGGATCTCGGGCCGCGCAACATCGCGGTATCAAACGGCAGCCAGTCGGCATTTTTTGTGTTGTTCAACCTGTTTGCGGGGCGCTTCGCCGACGGACGCCACAAGCATATCCAGCTGCCGCTGGTTCCCGAGTACATTGGTTACCGGGAGATCGGCCTGAGTGAGGGCCTGTTTCATGCGCAACGCCCGGCAATCGAGCTGCTGCCCGACAAATTGTTCAAGTACCGGGTGGATTTCGTACGCCTGAGTCTCGATGCAAGCGCGGGCGCGATCTGCGTATCGCGTCCCACCAACCCGACCGGCAACGTGCTGAGTGACGAGGAAGTCCGCCAGCTCGACGCGCTGGCACGCCGCCAGGGCATCCCGCTGATCATCGACGGTGCCTATGGCGCGCCGTTTCCGCAGATGATCTTCAGTGAGGCCACACCGCACTGGAACGACAATACCGTGGTGGTGCTCAGCCTTTCGAAGCTCGGTTTACCGGGCCTGCGCACCGGGATCATCGTGGCACGCGAGGAAATCATCGAGGCCTTCACCCGCGCCAACACCATACTCAGCCTGGCCTGTGGCAGCACCGGTCCGGCGCTGGCAACGGATCTGTTGCGCGACGGCGAGATGCTGCGCCTGAGCCGCGAGCTGATTCGTCCTTTCTACCGCGACAAGGCAGCGCGAACGCTGGATGGATTCCGCGCGGCACTCGGTGATCTGCCCTGTCGCATCCACAAGCCCGAGGGCGCGATGTTCCTCTGGTTGTGGTTCGAGGCTTTGCCGGGTGGCAGCCAGGCGCTGTACGAGCGCCTGAAGCAGCGTGGCGTACTGGTCGTCCCAGGACAGGATTTCTTTCCCGGGCTGGAGGGCGAATGGACCCACCGCGACGAGTGCCTGCGCGTCAGCTATGCGCAGGACGATGCCGTGGTGGCACGCGGCATCGCGATCATCGCCGACGAGGCACGTCGCACCTATGGTGCCGATCGATGAGCCGCGAGTTTCTCGCGCACCTGGCAGGGGAACTCGCCGCCATCGAGCGTGACGGGCTGCGCAAGCAGGAGCGGCTGCTGTCCACCGCGCAGGACGCAACGATCCGCGTGGGTTCGGGTCCCGAACTGCTGAATTTCTGCGCCAACAATTATCTTGGCCTGGCCAACCATCCCGCGCTGCTCGATGCGGCGCGCGAAGGACTCGAACGCTTCGGCTTCGGCATGGCCTCGGTGCGCTTCATCTGCGGTACCCAGACCCGACATCGTGAACTCGAGGAGCGGCTGAGCGCGTTTCTCGGTACCGAGGACACGATCCTGTACTCCTCCTGTTTCGATGCCAATGGCGGTTTGTTCGAGGCCCTGCTCGGCGAGCAGGATGCGGTGATCTCGGATGCGTTGAACCATGCCAGCATCATCGACGGGATCCGCCTGTGCAAGGCAAGACGCTACCGCTACGCGAGCAACGATCTCGACGAGCTCGAGCGGCAGTTGCGCCAGGCCGATGCCGATGGCGCGCGCTTCAAGCTGATCGCCACCGATGGCGTATTCTCGATGGATGGCATCATCGCGCGCCTCGATGCGATCTGTGCGCTGGCGGACCGGTACCGGGCGCAGGTGATGGTCGATGACTCGCATGCGGTGGGCGTGATCGGCGCGCGGGGTCGCGGCACGCATGAACATTGCGGGGTGATCGAGCGCGTCGACATCATCACCGGCACCCTGGGCAAGGCCCTGGGTGGTGCCTCCGGAGGGTATACTTCGGGTCGTCGGGAGATCATCGAGCTGCTGCGCCAGCGCAGCCGGCCCTACCTGTTCTCGAACTCGCTGGCGCCGCCGATCGTGAATGCCTCGATCCGGGTGCTCGATATGCTGGAGCAGGGTGGCGAATTGCGTGAGCGGCTGCGGGCCAACAGCACGCTGTTCCGCGGTTCGATGGCGGCGGCGGGCTTCCGGCTTGGCGGTGCCGGTCACCCGATCGTCCCGGTCATGATCGGCGATGCGCGGCTGGCGGCGACAATGGCGGAGCAACTGCTCGGCAAAGGCATCTACGTGGTGGGGTTTTCGTTTCCGGTGGTACCCGAAGGCGCGGCACGGATCCGCGCCCAGTTATCGGCGGCACATACCCCGGGGCAAATTGAACGTGCGGTGGCTGCATTTGCCGGTGTCGGCAAGTCTTTGGGCGTGATCTAGCCGGGAATTCCGGGCGCTCTTCGCAGCAACAACCATCTGGACAGGAGCAGGGAACCATGCAATTCGGCGTCAGCCTGGCGTTCACCGAAGCCAGCGATTACGTGCCGCTGGCGATAGCCGCCGAAGCCAACGGCTTTGCGGCGGTTACCTTGCCCGACCACCTGGTCTACCCGCGGACCTTGTCTGTTCCGTACCCGTATACCGAGGACGGGGTGCCACGTTTCGACGAGGACGATCCGTTCCCGGACCCATGGCTCACTGCGATGGCAATGGCGGGCGCCACCCGTTCGCTGTGGTTTTATACCAGCGTTTACGTGCTGCCGGCACGCAATCCCTTTCACGTTGCCAAGATGCTTTCGAGCGCCGCGCAGCTCAGCAACAATCGCATGGCGCTTGGTGTCGGGATGGGCTGGATGCCGGAGGAATTCGCCGCGGGCGGGCAGGCGTTTGCGCAGCGCGGGCGCCGCGCCGACGAGATGATCGAGGTGATGCGCAAGCTGTGGAGCGGCGAGTGGGTGGAACATCATGGCGAGTTCTACGATTTTGCGCCGCTGAAGATGCGCCCTCCCGCGCCCGGACACATCCCGATCTATGTCGGCGGCTTTTCGGCGCCGGCAATGCGCCGCGCGGCGCGCCATGACGGCTGGATTGCCGACCTGCATTCACTGGCCGAGCTCGAGCAGCTGATCGCCCGGGTGCGCAACTTCCGGGCCGAGGCCGGGCTCGCGGCAAAGCCGTTCGAGATACTCTCCTTCGGCTGCAGCGATGCCTGGGGCGCGGACGGGTTCCGTGCGATGCGCGATATGGGTGTCACCGTGACATCGACCATGCCCGGTGTGTTCTACGGTGCCGGCATCAAGGCATCGCTGCACCAGAAGATCGATGCAATGAAGCGCTTCGCAGACGATGTGATCGGCAATATCTGATGTCGCCCGGGCAACGCAAACCGGTTTTTTCCGGCACGACAGGCGGCATCGGCCGACCCGACGAGGGAGGCAGCAGGTGAAAGCACTCGCCAAGCTCAAACCGGAACCCGGCATCTGGCTGACCGATGTGCCGGAACCCGGGATAGGCCACAACGATGTCAAGATCCGCATTCGCAAGACTGCGATCTGTGGTACCGACACGCATATTTTCCACTGGGACAAATGGTCGCGGGACACCATCCGCGTGCCGCTGGTGATCGGCCACGAGTATGCGGGCGAAATCGTCGAGATCGGCCAGGAGGTCAGCGGCTTTCGCATCGGCGACCGGGTCACCGGCGAGGGGCATATCACCTGCGGCTACTGTCGCAACTGCCGCGCCGGACGGCGCCACCTGTGCCGCAACACGGTCGGGGTAGGGGTCAACCGGCCCGGGTGTTTTGCCGAGTACCTGGTGATACCGGCGTTCAACGCGTTTCATCTTGGCGAGGGCATCAGTGATGATCTCGCCGCGATATTCGATCCTTTCGGCAACGCGGTACATACCGCGCTGTCGTTCAACCTGGTGGCTGAAGACGTGCTGATCACCGGCGCCGGTCCGATCGGCATCATGGCGGTTGCGGTGGCGCGCCACTGCGGTGCGCGCCATATCGTCATTACCGATGTGAACGAGTACCGGCTCGAACTGGCGCGGCGCATGGGAGCCACGCTGGCGGTCAATGTCGGCGAGCGCGCGCTCGAGGGCGTGATGCAGGAACTGGGGATGACGGAGGGCTTCGATGTGGGCCTCGAGATGTCCGGTGCGCCGAGCGCGTTTGCGGCGCTGCTCGATGCCATGAATCATGGCGGACGGGTCGCGGTGCTGGGGATTCCACCGGCGGAAATGAGCCTCGACTGGAACAAGATCATCTTCAAGGGGCTGACGGTCAAGGGCGTCTACGGTCGCGAGATGTTCGAAACCTGGTATCGCATGGCGGGCCTGGTGCAATCCGGGCTGGATCTCGAGCCGGTCATCACCCACCGGTTGCCGCTGGCGGACTTCCAGCAGGGTTTCGAAATCATGAGTTCCGGGCAATCGGGGAAGATCATCCTCGACTGGGATGCCGCCTGATGGACTTCCGGGACAGCGGCGAACCGCGCCTGATGATCGATGTGCCGATAAAGAGTCCGTTCAACGATTATCTCGGCATGCAGTTCCTGCGCACCGCGGATAACGCACTGGAAGTGCGCCTGCCGATCCGTGCCGAGCTGCTGAACAGCGCGGGCATCGTGCATGGCGGGGTGTACGCCAGCCTCGGCGATGTGGCGCTGAGTGCCGCGATCCATGTGCGCGTGGTGCCGCAGCAGATGGCAATCACGGTGGAGATGAGCTGTCGCTACCTGCGCGGTGCGCGCGCGGGGGTGTTGTGCGCGCTGGGGCGTGTCGTGTACCTCGGCAAGCGTATCGTGGTGGCCGAGGCGGATATTCGGGTCGACGGAGAATTGCAATACACCACCAGCGGAACCTTCACCCTGATGCCGCGCGGCGCACCGGGCGTTGGCAACCAGGACCAGGGAGCCCCATGAGAGTCATTACCTTCAATGCCAACGGCATCCGCTCGGCCGCCAGCAAGGGCTTTTTTGTCTGGCTCGGGGCGCAGCAGGCCGACGTGGTGTGCGTGCAGGAAACGCGGGCGCGGATCGATCAGTTGAACGACGGGCATTTCTTTCCGGACGGCTATCACTGCTACTACTTCGATGCCGAGCGCCCCGGTTATGCCGGAACCGCGGTCTATACGCGCCGCGAGCCGCAGACGGTCGTTCGCGGCCTGGGTTGGGAGCCGATCGACAGCGAAGGGCGCTGGCTTCAAGTCGATTTCGCCGGTATCAGCGTGGTGTCGCTCTACATGCCCTCGGGCAGTTCGGGTGAAGAGCGCCAGGCGCGCAAGATCGAGTTGATGGACAAGTTGATGCCGCATCTGAAGGCCTTGCGTCGCAAACGCCGCGAGTTCATCTTGTGCGCGGACTGGAATATCTGCCATCGCGAGATCGACCTGAAGAACTGGCGCGGCAACCAGAAGAACTCGGGCTTTCTGCCCGAGGAGCGTGCCTGGCTCGACGAGTTGTTTGGA is from Gammaproteobacteria bacterium and encodes:
- a CDS encoding valine--pyruvate transaminase — its product is MEWSAFGQRFCGKSGIVELMQDLGEALQSRPDMVFMGGGNPGRVPGVEAIYRSRLQAILGDERRAHEVLGIYQMPQGDVAFREALANTLRAEYGWDLGPRNIAVSNGSQSAFFVLFNLFAGRFADGRHKHIQLPLVPEYIGYREIGLSEGLFHAQRPAIELLPDKLFKYRVDFVRLSLDASAGAICVSRPTNPTGNVLSDEEVRQLDALARRQGIPLIIDGAYGAPFPQMIFSEATPHWNDNTVVVLSLSKLGLPGLRTGIIVAREEIIEAFTRANTILSLACGSTGPALATDLLRDGEMLRLSRELIRPFYRDKAARTLDGFRAALGDLPCRIHKPEGAMFLWLWFEALPGGSQALYERLKQRGVLVVPGQDFFPGLEGEWTHRDECLRVSYAQDDAVVARGIAIIADEARRTYGADR
- a CDS encoding glycine C-acetyltransferase yields the protein MSREFLAHLAGELAAIERDGLRKQERLLSTAQDATIRVGSGPELLNFCANNYLGLANHPALLDAAREGLERFGFGMASVRFICGTQTRHRELEERLSAFLGTEDTILYSSCFDANGGLFEALLGEQDAVISDALNHASIIDGIRLCKARRYRYASNDLDELERQLRQADADGARFKLIATDGVFSMDGIIARLDAICALADRYRAQVMVDDSHAVGVIGARGRGTHEHCGVIERVDIITGTLGKALGGASGGYTSGRREIIELLRQRSRPYLFSNSLAPPIVNASIRVLDMLEQGGELRERLRANSTLFRGSMAAAGFRLGGAGHPIVPVMIGDARLAATMAEQLLGKGIYVVGFSFPVVPEGAARIRAQLSAAHTPGQIERAVAAFAGVGKSLGVI
- a CDS encoding TIGR03619 family F420-dependent LLM class oxidoreductase, which produces MQFGVSLAFTEASDYVPLAIAAEANGFAAVTLPDHLVYPRTLSVPYPYTEDGVPRFDEDDPFPDPWLTAMAMAGATRSLWFYTSVYVLPARNPFHVAKMLSSAAQLSNNRMALGVGMGWMPEEFAAGGQAFAQRGRRADEMIEVMRKLWSGEWVEHHGEFYDFAPLKMRPPAPGHIPIYVGGFSAPAMRRAARHDGWIADLHSLAELEQLIARVRNFRAEAGLAAKPFEILSFGCSDAWGADGFRAMRDMGVTVTSTMPGVFYGAGIKASLHQKIDAMKRFADDVIGNI
- the tdh gene encoding L-threonine 3-dehydrogenase encodes the protein MKALAKLKPEPGIWLTDVPEPGIGHNDVKIRIRKTAICGTDTHIFHWDKWSRDTIRVPLVIGHEYAGEIVEIGQEVSGFRIGDRVTGEGHITCGYCRNCRAGRRHLCRNTVGVGVNRPGCFAEYLVIPAFNAFHLGEGISDDLAAIFDPFGNAVHTALSFNLVAEDVLITGAGPIGIMAVAVARHCGARHIVITDVNEYRLELARRMGATLAVNVGERALEGVMQELGMTEGFDVGLEMSGAPSAFAALLDAMNHGGRVAVLGIPPAEMSLDWNKIIFKGLTVKGVYGREMFETWYRMAGLVQSGLDLEPVITHRLPLADFQQGFEIMSSGQSGKIILDWDAA
- a CDS encoding PaaI family thioesterase, producing MDFRDSGEPRLMIDVPIKSPFNDYLGMQFLRTADNALEVRLPIRAELLNSAGIVHGGVYASLGDVALSAAIHVRVVPQQMAITVEMSCRYLRGARAGVLCALGRVVYLGKRIVVAEADIRVDGELQYTTSGTFTLMPRGAPGVGNQDQGAP
- the xth gene encoding exodeoxyribonuclease III, producing the protein MRVITFNANGIRSAASKGFFVWLGAQQADVVCVQETRARIDQLNDGHFFPDGYHCYYFDAERPGYAGTAVYTRREPQTVVRGLGWEPIDSEGRWLQVDFAGISVVSLYMPSGSSGEERQARKIELMDKLMPHLKALRRKRREFILCADWNICHREIDLKNWRGNQKNSGFLPEERAWLDELFGAVGYVDAFRVVNPHADQYTWWSNRGRARENNVGWRLDYMAVTPGLRERIRGESVYREQRFSDHAPLSMDFEWEL